In Triticum aestivum cultivar Chinese Spring chromosome 5B, IWGSC CS RefSeq v2.1, whole genome shotgun sequence, the following proteins share a genomic window:
- the LOC123114704 gene encoding probable truncated L-gulonolactone oxidase 7, mitochondrial: MPIDEIVALSKEFDSEINMQQESEMPLQRYKWKISSDSPEDGLLTSCAWDPRIRGSFYYNSGFSVTLSKARAFVVDMQRLRDRNPDMFCAALDSKVGVVMRYVKASSAYLGKKKDSVDFDIIYYRSHTNGMPRVHADVVDEIEQMALRKYSGLPHWGKNRNFAYDGVIAKYPKAHEFLKVKNRYDPAGLFSNEWTDQVLGINETPNIIKKSCAIEGLCVCSSDLHCAPEQGYLCKPGKVYKEARVCSFIRDYWR; encoded by the exons ATGCCTATAGATGAAATTGTGGCACTGAGTAAGGAATTTGACTCAGAAATCAACATGCAACAAGAAAGTGAGATGCCCCTGCAAAGATACAAATGGAAGATATCATCAGA CAGCCCAGAGGATGGCCTCCTCACCTCCTGCGCTTGGGACCCACGCATCCGAGGCTCCTTCTACTACAACTCCGGCTTCAGCGTCACACTCTCCAAGGCACGGGCGTTCGTTGTTGACATGCAACGTCTCCGCGACCGCAACCCGGACATGTTTTGTGCTGCCCTCGACTCCAAGGTGGGCGTGGTCATGCGGTACGTCAAGGCGTCATCGGCTTATCTTGGTAAAAAGAAGGACTCGGTCGACTTCGACATCATCTACTACCGGAGCCACACAAATGGCATGCCGCGTGTGCACGCCGACGTGGTGGACGAGATTGAGCAGATGGCGCTACGCAAGTACAGCGGCCTCCCGCATTGGGGCAAGAACCGCAACTTTGCCTACGATGGTGTCATCGCAAAGTACCCGAAAGCTCATGAGTTCCTTAAAGTGAAAAATAGGTACGACCCCGCCGGGCTCTTCTCCAATGAGTGGACTGACCAAGTACTCGGTATCAATGAAACTCCCAACATCATCAAAAAGAGTTGCGCCATCGAAGGACTCTGCGTCTGCTCCAGTGACTTACATTGTGCTCCGGAGCAGGGCTACTTATGCAAGCCAGGGAAGGTGTACAAAGAGGCTCGAGTCTGCTCGTTCATCAGGGATTATTGGAGGTGA